The following are encoded together in the Candidatus Latescibacterota bacterium genome:
- a CDS encoding PAS domain S-box protein, which yields MDKNPTYEELEKRIQELEQAESDCKRAAKDLQEKGQQYRTIMEASLQGVYQVDVEGHITFANTKTAELTGYPLDELNGLSLDTLYPPSKAKTISDENVALLLSGEPIVGENTLTRKNGCLIETYFSCVPVLDKNGVYEGFVGSIIDITERKQAKEEREKLRVQLFQAQKLESVGRLAGGVAHDFNNMLSIILGHTEMILNGLDKADPLIVHMNEIHQAAKRSTNLTKQLLAFARKQTIAPKVLDLN from the coding sequence TTGGATAAAAACCCGACTTATGAAGAATTGGAAAAGAGGATCCAGGAATTAGAGCAGGCAGAGTCCGACTGCAAGAGGGCCGCAAAGGACCTGCAGGAAAAGGGTCAGCAATACAGAACAATAATGGAAGCCTCTCTACAGGGAGTATATCAGGTCGATGTCGAAGGGCATATAACTTTTGCAAATACGAAGACCGCAGAATTGACTGGCTATCCTCTGGATGAATTGAACGGCTTGTCACTGGATACTCTTTACCCTCCCAGCAAAGCCAAGACAATCAGCGACGAGAATGTAGCGCTTTTGCTTTCCGGGGAGCCCATTGTCGGAGAAAATACGCTGACTCGCAAGAACGGTTGCCTGATCGAGACTTACTTCAGTTGTGTCCCCGTCCTCGACAAAAATGGAGTGTACGAGGGTTTTGTCGGATCCATTATAGACATCACCGAGCGCAAGCAGGCAAAGGAGGAGCGAGAAAAACTGCGTGTGCAGCTGTTTCAAGCTCAAAAGCTGGAATCGGTGGGGAGACTCGCCGGTGGTGTGGCGCATGATTTCAACAATATGCTGAGCATCATCCTTGGACACACAGAAATGATCCTGAATGGTTTAGATAAAGCAGATCCACTTATTGTCCACATGAATGAGATCCATCAGGCCGCAAAACGTTCGACCAACCTCACCAAACAATTATTAGCCTTTGCCCGCAAGCAGACAATCGCTCCAAAAGTGCTCGACCTCAACG